Proteins from one Chlorogloeopsis sp. ULAP01 genomic window:
- a CDS encoding MarC family protein, with translation MEAEPFIFTIFFLTIGPIKTIPAFAKIMHSMSLAFKREVAVKGVLIASAICLFIVLLGRSLLARYKISLEAVEIATGIVLLLSALKAIFPVVHPVEPPVPANPTAIQLAISPVASPIIVPPVGIAVILIFIMIAPRYPGMDFAIVKVLSLMMLLNFLVMFFIDKIMKVTGLMLIFNVFAATLVFSRLRWQSKPF, from the coding sequence ATGGAAGCAGAACCATTCATTTTTACGATTTTTTTCTTAACGATCGGGCCTATTAAAACCATTCCCGCTTTTGCAAAAATCATGCACTCAATGTCGCTCGCATTCAAGCGGGAGGTTGCAGTCAAGGGAGTTTTGATCGCCAGTGCGATCTGTTTGTTCATCGTGCTATTAGGACGGAGTTTGTTAGCTCGTTATAAGATTTCTTTAGAAGCTGTAGAAATTGCGACTGGCATTGTTCTGTTACTTTCCGCTTTGAAAGCAATCTTCCCGGTTGTTCACCCTGTAGAGCCACCGGTGCCTGCTAACCCCACTGCAATTCAACTTGCAATTTCTCCAGTTGCATCTCCAATTATCGTGCCACCTGTTGGCATTGCAGTCATCCTGATTTTCATTATGATTGCACCGCGTTATCCTGGAATGGATTTCGCAATCGTCAAGGTACTATCACTGATGATGCTCCTGAATTTTCTGGTTATGTTCTTCATCGACAAAATCATGAAGGTTACAGGTTTAATGCTGATTTTTAATGTGTTTGCAGCAACGCTGGTTTTTTCCAGGTTGCGTTGGCAGTCGAAACCATTTTAG
- a CDS encoding alpha/beta hydrolase, protein MSPIYGDFSGCPPAILISGTRDLLLSTTTRTHCKLRAAGIPAELHLYEGMSHGDYLTAFLTPEAQNVMMEIALFFDRYWKL, encoded by the coding sequence TTGTCTCCAATTTACGGCGATTTTTCTGGATGCCCACCTGCTATCCTCATTTCTGGCACGAGGGATCTACTGTTGAGTACAACGACCCGTACCCATTGTAAGCTCAGAGCCGCAGGCATCCCTGCGGAGTTGCACCTGTATGAGGGAATGTCGCATGGCGATTATCTAACCGCTTTTCTGACTCCAGAAGCGCAGAACGTCATGATGGAGATCGCCTTGTTTTTTGATCGTTATTGGAAGTTGTAG
- a CDS encoding alpha/beta hydrolase fold domain-containing protein, whose protein sequence is MPTTAEGWKALQKEANQVYENLAIAGAKQMGITIESVEIEGVSCYRVSPKLIAPGKENHLIVHVHGGAFLFNGGIAAVGEAMLQAQTCQTHALSIDYRMPPDFPFPAAPDDVLTVWKAVVNDYDPKSVVMGGTSAGAGLIMTTMLRCKQEGLAMPVALFLGTPYADLTKTGDSLYLNAEVDRMLGRMKEDY, encoded by the coding sequence ATGCCGACGACCGCAGAAGGCTGGAAGGCGCTACAGAAAGAGGCGAATCAGGTGTATGAAAATCTTGCGATCGCGGGTGCCAAGCAAATGGGTATCACAATCGAGTCTGTCGAGATTGAGGGCGTATCGTGCTATCGAGTCTCGCCTAAATTGATCGCCCCTGGCAAAGAGAACCATCTGATTGTTCATGTGCATGGCGGTGCCTTTTTGTTCAATGGCGGTATCGCAGCAGTCGGAGAAGCGATGTTACAGGCTCAGACTTGCCAAACGCACGCTTTGTCGATAGATTACCGAATGCCACCCGACTTCCCCTTTCCAGCAGCACCAGATGATGTGCTAACAGTCTGGAAAGCAGTTGTGAACGACTATGATCCTAAATCTGTCGTCATGGGTGGCACCTCCGCAGGAGCCGGATTGATCATGACGACAATGCTGCGCTGCAAACAAGAGGGACTAGCGATGCCAGTGGCTTTGTTCCTCGGTACGCCTTATGCTGACTTGACGAAAACCGGAGACAGTTTGTATCTAAATGCGGAAGTGGATCGTATGCTAGGTCGGATGAAGGAAGATTATTAG
- a CDS encoding glycoside hydrolase family 3 C-terminal domain-containing protein, producing MPRLGVPPQKITDGPIGVTNPLGSRVGDTATALPCGLCLGSTFNPTLAREAGAVIGREARLRGYNVICGGGINLPRDPRHGRNFEYISEDPWLSGVMGAENVIGTQSEGVISMLKHVSLNVNEINKFWLDAIIDPIAHRESDLLAFQIGIERGNPGSLMGAYNKVNGAYNCGNDPILNGVIKDAIGFKGYIMSDWMAVYHWDFALKGLDQHSGAQLDQKEWFNEPLKEAMANGEFPRARLSDMVRRILRSIHMVGVDQWDGESGYTVDMAKHNDAALEVARQGIVLLKNDDAILPLSPDLKTIAVIGWQVNKGVVAGGGSSQTLPTGGYAAEIPIGGDSLLAPVRTEAYHPCAPLAEIKKQLPHTKVMFDPGIYPADAAEQARRADIAIVFGVKFESEGFDDPDLTLPYGQDAMIEAVATANPNTIVVLETGNPIAMPWRDKVKAIIELWFPGQAGGTAIAEVLTGRINPSGRLPITFPADVQQLPRPELPNFGEPFGKPSTVHFNEGAEIGYRWFAKTNAKPLYGFGYGLSYTRFAYSNFTIEGGETIKASLTVKNVGDRAGADVPQLYLTEAAGDKRMRLLGFERVQLEPGESKRVEMMADPRLLARFDGDRGQWRIDEGTYTISLSRAADDLVETAETTLIGQHFGR from the coding sequence GTGCCGCGATTGGGAGTTCCACCCCAGAAAATTACTGACGGACCAATTGGCGTAACTAATCCGCTCGGCAGTCGAGTCGGTGATACGGCAACCGCCCTACCTTGTGGGCTGTGCCTGGGTTCAACCTTTAACCCGACATTGGCACGGGAAGCGGGTGCGGTGATCGGTCGAGAGGCAAGACTACGCGGCTACAATGTAATCTGTGGTGGTGGTATTAATCTGCCTCGTGATCCGCGCCACGGACGCAACTTTGAATACATCTCAGAAGATCCTTGGCTTTCCGGTGTGATGGGCGCTGAGAATGTGATTGGCACACAGTCCGAAGGCGTGATATCGATGCTCAAGCACGTTTCGCTCAACGTCAATGAGATAAACAAGTTTTGGTTAGATGCAATCATCGATCCGATCGCCCATCGAGAATCCGATTTACTCGCGTTCCAAATCGGCATCGAGCGCGGCAATCCGGGTTCGCTGATGGGAGCGTACAACAAAGTTAACGGCGCGTACAATTGTGGCAATGATCCGATTTTGAATGGTGTGATCAAAGATGCGATCGGCTTCAAAGGCTACATCATGTCAGACTGGATGGCAGTTTATCATTGGGATTTCGCCCTTAAAGGTCTCGATCAGCATTCAGGCGCACAGTTAGACCAGAAAGAATGGTTTAATGAGCCACTCAAAGAAGCAATGGCAAACGGTGAATTTCCGAGAGCGCGATTATCTGATATGGTGCGGCGGATTCTACGATCAATTCACATGGTGGGTGTAGATCAATGGGATGGTGAGTCAGGATACACGGTAGATATGGCGAAGCATAATGATGCGGCGCTGGAAGTTGCTCGTCAGGGGATTGTGTTGCTGAAAAACGACGATGCAATCCTACCGCTTTCACCTGATCTCAAAACTATTGCGGTGATTGGCTGGCAGGTGAACAAAGGAGTCGTTGCAGGGGGCGGATCGAGCCAAACTCTACCAACCGGTGGCTATGCAGCTGAAATTCCCATTGGTGGAGACTCCCTACTTGCTCCCGTCCGAACCGAAGCTTATCACCCTTGTGCGCCACTGGCGGAAATCAAGAAGCAACTTCCCCATACAAAGGTGATGTTCGATCCTGGCATTTATCCTGCTGATGCGGCTGAACAAGCGCGTCGTGCAGATATTGCGATCGTCTTTGGGGTCAAATTTGAAAGTGAAGGCTTCGACGATCCGGATCTCACCCTCCCTTACGGACAGGATGCCATGATCGAAGCTGTCGCTACTGCAAATCCGAATACAATCGTGGTTCTCGAAACAGGCAATCCGATCGCGATGCCGTGGCGAGATAAAGTCAAAGCGATCATCGAGCTATGGTTTCCGGGACAAGCGGGCGGAACTGCGATCGCAGAAGTCCTCACTGGACGAATCAATCCTTCAGGTCGCTTGCCGATTACGTTCCCTGCCGATGTTCAACAACTGCCACGTCCAGAACTTCCAAATTTTGGTGAACCCTTTGGTAAACCTTCGACCGTTCACTTTAATGAAGGGGCTGAGATTGGCTATCGTTGGTTTGCCAAAACGAATGCAAAGCCGCTTTATGGGTTTGGTTATGGATTGAGCTATACGCGCTTTGCCTACAGTAACTTCACCATTGAGGGCGGTGAAACAATTAAGGCAAGCCTTACGGTCAAGAATGTGGGCGATCGTGCAGGGGCAGATGTGCCACAACTCTATTTAACTGAAGCAGCAGGTGACAAACGGATGCGGCTGCTGGGTTTCGAGCGAGTGCAACTAGAACCAGGTGAATCAAAGCGGGTGGAGATGATGGCTGATCCGCGACTGCTGGCAAGGTTTGATGGCGATCGAGGGCAGTGGCGCATCGATGAAGGAACTTACACAATCAGTCTGTCGCGTGCTGCTGATGATCTAGTAGAAACGGCAGAAACAACGCTAATCGGGCAACATTTCGGGCGATGA
- a CDS encoding class I SAM-dependent methyltransferase encodes MANKTLGLEKHIYDYLLSVSLREPELLAQLRQETAQHPMAEMQIAPEQGQLMGLLVRLIGAKKTLDIGVFTGYSSLVVALALPADGKVVACDVSEEYTAIARRYWQQAGVANKIELHIAPALETLEQLLAAGEGESFDFAFIDADKSNYENYYELALQLVRSKGLIAIDNVLWSGQVADRNVQDNRTNKIRALNQKIHQDQRVTISMIPIADGLTLAMKN; translated from the coding sequence ATGGCAAATAAGACTCTTGGTTTAGAAAAACACATTTATGATTACTTACTTTCCGTATCTCTACGGGAGCCAGAACTTCTAGCTCAACTGCGGCAGGAAACAGCACAGCATCCAATGGCTGAAATGCAAATTGCACCAGAGCAAGGACAATTGATGGGATTGCTGGTGCGGTTAATCGGGGCAAAGAAAACGTTGGATATTGGTGTCTTTACTGGTTATAGTTCTCTGGTAGTGGCATTGGCATTGCCAGCAGATGGCAAAGTAGTGGCTTGTGATGTCAGTGAAGAGTACACAGCTATTGCTCGTCGCTACTGGCAGCAAGCAGGTGTGGCAAATAAAATTGAATTGCACATTGCTCCAGCCCTGGAAACACTAGAGCAGTTGTTAGCAGCAGGAGAAGGAGAAAGCTTTGATTTTGCCTTTATTGATGCTGACAAAAGCAACTATGAGAATTATTATGAACTCGCTTTGCAACTTGTACGTTCAAAAGGGCTAATTGCGATCGACAACGTGTTATGGTCAGGTCAAGTAGCCGATCGCAATGTCCAAGACAATCGCACTAACAAAATTCGTGCTTTAAATCAGAAAATACATCAAGATCAAAGAGTTACGATCAGTATGATACCAATTGCAGATGGCTTGACTCTAGCTATGAAAAATTAA
- a CDS encoding DUF3172 domain-containing protein, protein MHLSKFLKFDSATPNADVCIQYGANAIATDTRIFIVKTNLL, encoded by the coding sequence ATGCATCTTTCCAAGTTCTTAAAATTTGACAGTGCTACACCCAATGCCGATGTATGTATACAATATGGAGCAAATGCGATCGCTACAGATACTCGCATCTTCATAGTAAAAACAAATCTGCTTTAG